From Rutidosis leptorrhynchoides isolate AG116_Rl617_1_P2 chromosome 3, CSIRO_AGI_Rlap_v1, whole genome shotgun sequence, a single genomic window includes:
- the LOC139902397 gene encoding uncharacterized protein, whose amino-acid sequence MHTDGACGPEGAGAGIVLKSPEGEKYTFALRFSFPVTNNEAEYEALLSGMGVAKYLEVKELSVYVDSQLVANQFNGVFEAHDESMQKYLKLVQELAVDFDLFQITQVSRTLNKKADALSKLAALTFSHFKKEIWVEEVKVKSIEEDSVSAAVEEEERSWMTPIIEFLTKGTLPMDSSEARKIKMKAPMYLLDKGVLYRKSFLGPHLRCLNPTQAESIIREVYEGLCAMHSRHKTVASKIMRLGYYWPSMYRDTAEVIRKCQSCQLHAPVSKAPRHPMIPVASPWPFCKWGIDIVGPFPAGPGGVKFLVVAIDYFTKWVEAKLLKTISGKQILNFVWENIVCRFGIPNEIVSDNGTQFEGNPSTDW is encoded by the coding sequence ATGCACACAGATGGGGCATGTGGTCCAGAAGGCGCAGGAGCAGGAATAGTCCTAAAAAGTCCAGAAGGGGAAAAGTATACCTTCGCACTGCGATTCAGCTTCCCTGTCACAAATAATGAAGCTGAATATGAAGCATTGTTATCTGGGATGGGGGTAGCAAAATATCTGGAGGTTAAAGAACTATCAGTATATGTTGATTCGCAGTTGGTTGCAAACCAATTTAACGGAGTATTTGAAGCACACGATGAGTCAATGCAAAAATACTTAAAGCTAGTGCAAGAGTTAGCAGTTGACTTCGATTTATTCCAGATAACTCAGGTTTCGAGGACGCTGAATaaaaaggcggatgcgctaagcaagtTAGCCGCATTGACATTCAgtcattttaagaaagaaatttgggtTGAAGAAGTTAAAGTAAAATCTATTGAAGAAGACAGTGTTTCGGCTGCGGTTGAAGAAGAAGAGCGGAGTTGGATGACACCAATAATAGAATTTCTAACCAAAGGTACGTTGCCGATGGATTCAAGTGAAGCAAGAAAGATTAAGATGAAAGCACCAATGTATCTGTTAGACAAGGGAGTCCTATACAGAAAGTCTTTTCTGGGGCCTCATTTGCGGTGTCTCAATCCAACTCAAGCGGAGTCAATCATACGGGAAGTATATGAAGGATTGTGCGCTATGCATTCGAGACATAAAACAGTTGCATCCAAAATAATGCGGCTCGGATATTACTGGCCGTCAATGTACAGAGATACTGCAGAGGTAATACGCAAGTGTCAATCGTGTCAACTTCATGCACCGGTAAGCAAGGCTCCGCGACATCCTATGATACCGGTCGCGTCTCCATGGCCATTTTGTAAATGGGGAATCGACATAGTGGGGCCATTCCCCGCAGGACCAGGGGGCGTAAAATTTCTGGTAGTGGCCATTGATTATTTCACGAAATGGGTAGAGGCCAAACTGCTAAAAACAATTTCGGGCAAGCAAATTCTAAATTTTGTATGGGAAAACATCGTCTGTCggtttggaataccaaatgaaatagtaagCGACAATGGTACGCAGTTTGAGGGAAATCCATCTACTGACTGGTGA